Proteins from one uncultured Cohaesibacter sp. genomic window:
- the cbiQ gene encoding cobalt ECF transporter T component CbiQ, which yields MSDILGDAGRAKGLGRAEANSISAIFSHRLWIREQDPRVRIVAVFVFSICVVQLDKLLPLGIALLGGLFLLLQARMPFVNSLKRVLTVDSFIILLLVMLPFTTPGTEMASVFGFSASYEGLRQAIVILLRANAIVMASLALLATIDAVTFGQALAKLKVPERLVHLLLFTVRYIEVLHAEYLRLKTAMKCRGFAPGNNLHTYKSVGYLVGMLLIRSFERSERILMAMKCRGFNGQFHLLKDFDYTRRDFTFSMIAFLFVLLLLALEMMHVVAA from the coding sequence ATGAGCGATATTCTGGGGGATGCAGGTCGAGCCAAAGGGCTGGGCCGGGCAGAGGCAAACAGCATCAGTGCAATCTTTTCTCATCGCCTCTGGATCCGCGAGCAGGATCCTCGTGTGAGAATTGTCGCCGTGTTTGTCTTCTCCATTTGCGTGGTTCAGCTGGACAAGCTGCTTCCCCTGGGAATTGCCCTTTTGGGTGGTCTGTTTCTGCTGCTGCAAGCAAGGATGCCCTTTGTTAACTCCCTCAAGCGGGTTCTGACAGTCGATAGCTTTATCATTCTGCTGCTAGTCATGCTGCCCTTTACAACGCCCGGCACAGAAATGGCATCGGTCTTTGGCTTCTCTGCCAGCTATGAAGGCTTGAGGCAGGCCATTGTCATTTTGTTGCGCGCCAATGCCATTGTGATGGCTTCTCTGGCCCTGTTGGCAACCATTGATGCGGTCACCTTCGGGCAGGCCCTAGCCAAATTGAAAGTGCCCGAAAGGCTCGTGCATCTGCTGCTGTTTACCGTGCGCTATATCGAGGTGTTACATGCCGAATATCTGCGGCTCAAAACAGCTATGAAATGCCGAGGCTTTGCTCCGGGCAACAATCTGCACACTTACAAGAGCGTCGGCTATCTTGTCGGCATGCTGCTCATTCGGTCTTTCGAGCGCTCTGAGCGCATACTCATGGCAATGAAATGCCGTGGATTTAACGGACAATTTCATTTGCTCAAGGATTTCGACTATACAAGACGCGACTTTACCTTTTCGATGATAGCGTTCCTTTTTGTGCTGTTGCTCTTGGCGTTGGAGATGATGCATGTCGTTGCTGCTTGA
- the cbiM gene encoding cobalt transporter CbiM — MHIVDGALSNEVLIVGSAMSAVGIVVGLRRLTMDLIPAAGVLSATFFVASLIHVPLGFSSVHLILNGLAGIILGWAAFPALFVALLLQAVFFAFGGISVLGVNTLNIAAPAVLVGLMVNPFLIRTTSSSLAAVFGGVAGALAIALTTLFVALSLGFSGDNFALQAKIVFVAHIPIMIIEGLLSAAAIYLIHKVKPELLHAMNKGGVR; from the coding sequence ATGCATATCGTTGATGGTGCTCTTTCCAACGAGGTGCTGATTGTGGGGTCCGCTATGTCCGCAGTTGGTATCGTCGTAGGCTTGCGGAGGTTGACGATGGACCTCATTCCGGCTGCCGGGGTGCTCAGCGCAACATTCTTTGTTGCATCGCTCATCCATGTGCCGCTGGGATTTTCTAGTGTTCATCTCATCCTGAACGGTCTGGCCGGGATTATTCTCGGCTGGGCTGCGTTTCCAGCATTGTTCGTCGCGCTGCTTCTACAAGCAGTCTTTTTCGCCTTCGGAGGCATCTCGGTGCTCGGAGTGAATACTCTGAACATCGCCGCGCCCGCAGTATTGGTTGGTTTGATGGTCAATCCGTTTTTGATCCGAACCACATCGTCCAGTCTTGCCGCTGTATTTGGGGGCGTTGCCGGAGCATTGGCCATCGCCTTGACGACGCTCTTTGTTGCTCTGTCTCTTGGCTTTTCAGGTGATAACTTCGCCTTGCAGGCGAAAATTGTCTTCGTGGCTCATATCCCGATCATGATTATCGAAGGGCTTTTGTCTGCTGCTGCCATCTACCTCATACACAAAGTGAAGCCGGAACTGCTGCATGCAATGAACAAGGGGGGAGTCCGATGA
- a CDS encoding ABC transporter ATP-binding protein, which yields MSLLLETDKLSYAYHGSAPCLSGASLTLEEGERVGLVGDNGVGKSTFLQVLVGLYKSHDGRISAFGQDFVTEEDFIQLRRRVGLVFQDPDDQLFCPTVKEDIAFGPLNLGYSRTEADAIVEETLALLNLSHLKERVTHRLSGGQKRLVALATVIAMKPDILLLDEPTNDLDEKTRVRLIEILLSLPQAMIIVSHDRAFREKVVTRTVKMENGQIF from the coding sequence ATGTCGTTGCTGCTTGAAACAGATAAGCTGAGCTATGCCTATCATGGTAGCGCGCCCTGTCTGAGCGGTGCGTCTCTGACGCTTGAAGAAGGCGAAAGGGTCGGACTCGTTGGCGACAATGGGGTTGGAAAGAGCACCTTTTTGCAGGTGCTGGTGGGCTTATACAAATCCCACGATGGACGCATCTCCGCATTCGGGCAGGATTTTGTCACCGAAGAAGACTTTATCCAGCTGCGTCGTCGTGTCGGATTGGTGTTTCAGGATCCAGATGACCAGCTCTTCTGTCCAACTGTCAAGGAAGACATTGCCTTCGGTCCACTCAATCTGGGCTACAGTCGCACTGAGGCGGACGCCATCGTTGAGGAGACCCTTGCGCTTTTAAACCTGTCTCACCTTAAGGAGCGGGTCACGCATCGGCTATCTGGCGGGCAGAAAAGGCTCGTTGCGCTGGCAACGGTCATCGCCATGAAGCCGGATATTCTGCTGCTTGATGAACCGACCAACGATCTGGATGAAAAGACACGCGTCCGGCTTATCGAAATACTGCTTTCGCTGCCACAGGCTATGATTATCGTCAGCCACGACCGGGCCTTTCGGGAAAAAGTCGTGACGCGAACCGTAAAAATGGAGAATGGTCAGATCTTTTGA
- a CDS encoding cobalt ABC transporter permease: MTRLKQIATAGLLLLVCAFASPALAHKVIMSAYAEGAVIEGELGFSNGDMSTNTTVEVFDDEGTKLGETKTDEDGIFQYKPTVKVPLTFKANLGAGHIGTFHMAADELPDSIGGDAKENEALAEVSAVLEEISTGADGDVAVTAGLGPEALQKLIAAEVHEQLEAFKPEFSKAVRNETKPLRKVISEYTEKNDMQAILGGIGYICGLFGIGFYVAARGERKKLSATAKETA; the protein is encoded by the coding sequence ATGACCCGATTGAAACAAATAGCGACGGCAGGCTTGCTTCTTCTTGTTTGCGCATTTGCCTCTCCGGCACTGGCCCACAAGGTCATCATGTCCGCTTACGCCGAAGGTGCTGTCATTGAGGGAGAACTGGGATTTTCCAACGGTGATATGTCGACGAATACAACGGTTGAAGTGTTTGATGATGAGGGTACGAAGCTCGGCGAAACCAAGACAGACGAAGACGGCATATTCCAGTATAAGCCCACGGTTAAAGTGCCCCTGACTTTCAAGGCCAATCTTGGCGCAGGGCATATTGGCACTTTCCATATGGCTGCTGATGAACTTCCTGATTCGATCGGAGGCGATGCGAAGGAGAATGAGGCTTTAGCTGAGGTGTCTGCTGTTCTCGAAGAGATCAGTACAGGCGCCGACGGTGATGTGGCTGTGACCGCAGGCCTTGGCCCGGAAGCGCTGCAGAAGCTTATTGCGGCAGAGGTTCACGAACAGCTTGAAGCCTTTAAGCCAGAGTTCTCAAAGGCTGTAAGAAATGAAACCAAACCGCTGCGTAAGGTGATTTCTGAATATACCGAGAAGAATGACATGCAGGCGATCCTTGGTGGTATCGGCTATATCTGCGGATTGTTCGGCATTGGCTTTTACGTAGCCGCTCGCGGTGAACGCAAGAAACTCTCTGCAACGGCGAAGGAAACCGCATGA